The Streptomyces kanamyceticus genome window below encodes:
- a CDS encoding DUF3052 domain-containing protein, protein MSATADHAETNLAVRLGFQPDQVVQEIGYDDDVDQELREAIEQATGTELVDEEYDDVADAVVLWFREDDGDLTDALVDAIAYMEEGGSILLLTPKTGRDGYVEPSEIGEAATTAGLSQTKSINAGKDWNGSRLITPKGAAKKR, encoded by the coding sequence GTGAGCGCGACCGCGGACCACGCGGAGACGAACCTGGCCGTAAGGCTTGGTTTCCAGCCCGACCAGGTGGTCCAGGAGATCGGCTACGACGACGACGTCGACCAGGAGCTCCGCGAGGCCATCGAGCAGGCCACAGGCACAGAGCTCGTCGACGAGGAGTACGACGACGTGGCCGACGCCGTGGTGCTCTGGTTCCGTGAGGACGACGGGGACCTGACTGATGCGTTGGTGGATGCCATCGCGTACATGGAGGAGGGCGGCTCGATCCTGCTGCTGACTCCGAAGACCGGTCGCGACGGCTATGTCGAGCCGAGCGAGATCGGCGAGGCGGCCACCACCGCGGGCCTCTCCCAGACCAAGAGCATCAACGCCGGCAAGGATTGGAACGGCAGCCGGCTGATCACCCCCAAGGGGGCGGCGAAGAAGCGGTAA
- a CDS encoding TerD family protein, giving the protein MGVTLAKGGNVSLSKAAPNLTQVLVGLGWDARSTTGAPFDLDASALLCNAGKVLGDEWFVFYNNLKSPDGSVEHTGDNLTGEGEGDDESLLIDLSKVPANCDKIVFPVSIHDADNRGQTFGQVSNAFIRVANQADGQELARYDLSEDASTETAMIFGEVYRYGGEWKFRAVGQGYASGLRGIALDFGVNVS; this is encoded by the coding sequence ATGGGCGTCACGCTCGCCAAGGGGGGCAATGTCTCCCTCTCCAAGGCCGCACCGAATCTCACCCAGGTCCTCGTCGGGCTCGGCTGGGACGCGCGTTCCACCACCGGCGCACCCTTCGACCTCGATGCCAGCGCGCTGCTGTGCAACGCGGGCAAGGTGCTCGGTGACGAGTGGTTCGTCTTCTACAACAACCTCAAGAGCCCGGACGGCTCCGTGGAGCACACCGGTGACAACCTCACCGGTGAGGGCGAGGGCGACGACGAATCGCTCCTGATCGACCTCTCCAAGGTGCCCGCCAACTGCGACAAGATCGTCTTCCCCGTCTCGATCCATGACGCGGACAACCGCGGCCAGACGTTCGGGCAGGTCAGCAACGCCTTCATCCGTGTGGCGAACCAGGCGGACGGCCAGGAGCTCGCGCGCTACGACCTCTCCGAGGACGCCTCCACGGAGACCGCGATGATCTTCGGTGAGGTGTATCGCTACGGGGGAGAGTGGAAGTTCCGCGCCGTCGGGCAGGGGTACGCGTCGGGTCTGCGGGGCATCGCCCTAGACTTCGGGGTCAACGTTTCGTAA
- a CDS encoding peroxiredoxin, producing MAIEVGTKAPEFELKDNHGRSVKLSDFRGEKNVVLLFYPFAFTGVCTGELCALRDELPKFVNDDTQLLAVSNDSIHTLRVFAEQEGLEYPLVSDFWPHGEVSRAYGVFDEEKGCAVRGTFIIDKEGVVRWTVVNGLPDARDLNEYVKALGTL from the coding sequence ATGGCGATCGAGGTCGGCACCAAGGCGCCGGAATTCGAGCTGAAGGACAACCACGGCCGGTCCGTGAAGCTCTCCGACTTCCGCGGCGAGAAGAACGTGGTGCTGCTCTTCTACCCGTTCGCGTTCACCGGCGTGTGCACCGGTGAGCTCTGCGCGCTCCGCGACGAGCTGCCGAAGTTCGTCAACGACGACACCCAGCTGCTCGCCGTGTCCAACGACTCCATCCACACCCTGCGCGTCTTCGCCGAGCAGGAGGGCCTGGAGTACCCGCTGGTCTCCGACTTCTGGCCGCACGGCGAGGTCTCGCGCGCGTACGGCGTCTTCGACGAGGAGAAGGGCTGCGCGGTGCGCGGCACCTTCATCATCGACAAGGAGGGCGTCGTGCGCTGGACCGTCGTCAACGGCCTGCCCGACGCCCGTGACCTGAACGAGTACGTCAAGGCGCTCGGCACCCTGTGA
- the aceE gene encoding pyruvate dehydrogenase (acetyl-transferring), homodimeric type produces MASGSDRNPIIIGGLPSQVPDFDPEETQEWLDSLDAAVDERGRERARYLMLRLIERAREKRVAVPEMRSTDYVNTIATKDEPFFPGNEEIERKVLNATRWNAAVMVSRAQRPGIGVGGHIATFASSASLYDVGFNHFFRGKDEGDGGDQIFFQGHASPGIYARAFLLDRLSEQQLDAFRQEKSKAPNGLSSYPHPRLMPDFWEFPTVSMGLGPLGAIFQARMNRYMAARDIADTSKSHVWAFLGDGEMDEPESLGQLSIAAREGLDNLTFVVNCNLQRLDGPVRGNGKIIQELESQFRGAGWNVIKLVWDRSWDPLLAQDRDGLLVNKLNTTPDGQFQTYATETGAYIRDHFFGDDQRLRAMVEGMTDEQILHLGRGGHDHKKVYAAFAAAKAHKGQPTVILAQTVKGWTLGPNFEGRNATHQMKKLTVDDLKGFRDRLHIPITDKQLEDGAPPYYHPGRDSEEIQYMHDRRKGLGGYVPTRVVRSKPLQLPEDKTYATAKKGSGQQSIATTMAFVRILKDLMRDKEIGKRFVLIAPDEYRTFGMDAFFPSAKIYNPLGQQYEAVDRDLLLAYKESPTGQMLHDGISEAGCTASLIAAGSAYATHGEPLIPVYVFYSMFGFQRTGDQFWQMADQLARGFVLGATAGRTTLTGEGLQHADGHSQLLASTNPGCVAYDPAFGYEIAHIVKDGLRRMYGPDSEDVFYYLTVYNEPIQHPAEPADVDVDGILKGIYRFKSGEQGAISAQILASGVAVPWAVEAQQILASEWNVKADVWSATSWNELRREAVDVERHNLLHPEEEQRVPYVTQKLSGAEGPFVAVSDWMRSVPDQISRWVPGTYQSLGADGFGFADTRGAARRFFHIDAQSIVVGVLTELAREGKVDRSVLKQAIDRYQLLDVTAADPGAAGGDA; encoded by the coding sequence GTGGCTTCCGGCTCCGATCGCAACCCGATCATCATTGGCGGCCTGCCGAGTCAGGTCCCGGACTTCGATCCCGAAGAGACCCAGGAGTGGCTCGACTCCCTCGATGCCGCCGTCGACGAACGCGGCCGCGAGCGGGCCCGCTACCTGATGCTCCGGCTGATCGAGCGCGCGCGGGAGAAGCGCGTCGCCGTGCCCGAGATGCGCAGTACCGACTACGTCAACACGATCGCCACCAAGGACGAGCCGTTCTTCCCCGGAAACGAGGAGATCGAGCGCAAGGTCCTGAACGCGACCCGCTGGAACGCCGCGGTGATGGTCTCCCGCGCCCAGCGCCCCGGCATCGGGGTCGGCGGTCACATCGCCACCTTCGCCTCCTCCGCCTCGCTCTACGACGTGGGCTTCAACCACTTCTTCCGGGGCAAGGACGAGGGCGACGGCGGCGACCAGATCTTCTTCCAGGGGCACGCGTCCCCCGGCATCTACGCCCGCGCCTTCCTCCTCGACCGACTCTCCGAGCAGCAGCTCGACGCGTTCCGGCAGGAGAAGTCCAAGGCGCCCAACGGCCTCTCGTCGTACCCGCACCCGCGCCTGATGCCGGACTTCTGGGAGTTCCCGACCGTCTCCATGGGCCTCGGCCCGCTCGGCGCGATCTTCCAGGCGCGGATGAACCGCTACATGGCGGCGCGCGACATCGCCGACACCTCCAAGTCGCACGTCTGGGCGTTCCTCGGCGACGGCGAGATGGACGAGCCCGAGTCGCTCGGCCAGCTCTCCATCGCCGCCCGCGAGGGCCTGGACAACCTCACCTTCGTCGTCAACTGCAACCTGCAGCGCCTGGACGGCCCGGTGCGCGGCAACGGCAAGATCATCCAGGAGCTGGAGTCGCAGTTCCGCGGCGCCGGCTGGAACGTCATCAAGCTGGTCTGGGACCGCAGTTGGGACCCGCTGCTCGCCCAGGACCGCGACGGCCTCCTGGTGAACAAGCTGAACACCACGCCCGACGGCCAGTTCCAGACCTACGCCACCGAGACCGGCGCGTACATCCGCGACCACTTCTTCGGCGACGACCAGCGCCTGCGCGCCATGGTCGAGGGCATGACCGACGAGCAGATCCTGCACCTGGGCCGCGGCGGTCACGACCACAAGAAGGTCTACGCGGCGTTCGCGGCGGCCAAGGCCCACAAGGGCCAGCCGACCGTGATCCTCGCCCAGACGGTCAAGGGCTGGACCCTCGGCCCGAACTTCGAGGGCCGCAACGCCACGCACCAGATGAAGAAGCTGACGGTCGACGACCTCAAGGGCTTCCGCGACCGTCTGCACATCCCGATCACGGACAAGCAGCTGGAGGACGGCGCCCCGCCGTACTACCACCCGGGCCGCGACTCCGAAGAGATCCAGTACATGCACGACCGCCGCAAGGGTCTCGGCGGCTACGTCCCGACCCGCGTGGTGCGCTCCAAGCCGCTCCAGCTCCCCGAGGACAAGACGTACGCGACCGCGAAGAAGGGCTCGGGCCAGCAGTCGATCGCCACCACCATGGCGTTCGTCCGCATCCTGAAGGACCTCATGCGGGACAAGGAGATCGGCAAGCGCTTCGTGCTGATCGCCCCCGACGAGTACCGCACCTTCGGCATGGACGCGTTCTTCCCGAGCGCGAAGATCTACAACCCGCTCGGCCAGCAGTACGAGGCCGTGGACCGCGACCTGCTCCTCGCCTACAAGGAGTCGCCGACGGGCCAGATGCTGCACGACGGCATCTCGGAGGCGGGCTGCACGGCGTCCCTCATCGCCGCCGGTTCGGCCTACGCCACCCATGGCGAGCCCTTGATCCCGGTGTACGTCTTCTACTCGATGTTCGGTTTCCAGCGCACCGGCGACCAGTTCTGGCAGATGGCCGACCAGCTGGCGCGCGGTTTCGTCCTGGGCGCGACCGCTGGGCGCACGACCTTGACCGGCGAGGGCCTGCAGCACGCGGACGGGCACTCCCAGCTGCTCGCCTCGACCAACCCTGGCTGTGTCGCCTACGACCCCGCCTTCGGCTACGAGATCGCGCACATCGTCAAGGACGGCCTGCGCCGGATGTACGGCCCCGACAGTGAGGACGTCTTCTACTACCTCACCGTCTACAACGAGCCGATCCAGCACCCTGCCGAGCCCGCCGACGTGGACGTCGACGGCATCCTCAAGGGCATCTACCGCTTCAAGTCCGGTGAGCAGGGCGCCATTTCGGCCCAGATCCTCGCGTCCGGCGTAGCGGTGCCGTGGGCGGTCGAGGCGCAGCAGATCCTCGCGTCGGAGTGGAACGTCAAGGCGGACGTCTGGTCGGCGACCTCCTGGAACGAACTGCGCCGCGAGGCCGTCGACGTGGAGCGCCACAACCTCCTGCACCCCGAGGAGGAGCAGCGCGTCCCGTACGTCACGCAGAAGCTGTCCGGCGCCGAGGGCCCGTTCGTGGCCGTCTCCGACTGGATGCGGAGCGTCCCCGACCAGATCTCCCGCTGGGTGCCCGGCACGTACCAGTCGCTGGGCGCGGACGGCTTCGGCTTCGCGGACACCCGCGGTGCGGCCCGCCGCTTCTTCCACATCGACGCGCAGTCGATCGTGGTCGGCGTGCTGACCGAACTGGCCCGCGAGGGCAAGGTCGACCGCTCCGTCCTGAAGCAGGCGATCGACCGCTACCAGCTCCTCGACGTCACGGCCGCCGACCCGGGTGCTGCCGGGGGCGACGCGTAG
- a CDS encoding TerD family protein, whose product MGVSLSKGGNVSLSKEAPGLTAVLVGLGWDVRTTTGTDFDLDASAILTNAEGKVSSDQNFVFFNNLKSPDGSVEHTGDNTTGEGEGDDEAIKVDLAAVPADVEKIVFPVSIYDAENRQQSFGQVRNAFIRVVNQAGGAEIARYDLSEDASTETAMVFGELYRHGAEWKFRAVGQGYASGLRGIAQDFGVNV is encoded by the coding sequence GTGGGAGTCAGCCTCAGCAAGGGCGGCAACGTATCTCTGAGCAAGGAGGCGCCGGGCCTGACCGCAGTCCTGGTCGGCCTCGGCTGGGATGTGCGTACGACCACCGGCACCGACTTCGACCTCGATGCCAGCGCCATCCTGACGAACGCGGAGGGCAAGGTCAGCAGTGACCAGAACTTCGTGTTCTTCAACAATCTGAAGAGCCCCGACGGCTCCGTCGAGCACACCGGTGACAACACCACCGGTGAGGGCGAGGGCGACGACGAGGCGATCAAGGTCGACCTGGCGGCGGTCCCGGCCGACGTCGAGAAGATCGTGTTCCCGGTCTCGATCTACGACGCCGAGAACCGCCAGCAGTCGTTCGGCCAGGTCCGCAACGCGTTCATCCGCGTCGTGAACCAGGCGGGCGGCGCGGAGATCGCCCGTTACGACCTCTCCGAGGACGCCTCGACGGAGACCGCCATGGTCTTCGGTGAGCTGTACCGGCACGGCGCCGAGTGGAAGTTCCGCGCGGTCGGCCAGGGCTACGCCTCGGGCCTGCGCGGCATCGCGCAGGACTTCGGCGTCAACGTCTGA